In Arvicola amphibius chromosome 1, mArvAmp1.2, whole genome shotgun sequence, one DNA window encodes the following:
- the LOC119818301 gene encoding olfactory receptor 52D1-like, translating to MSVYNKSDAHPSTFILIGIPGLEAAHMWISIPFCMGYILALMGNCSLLFIIKTDSSLHEPMYLFLCMLAVADLVVCTTAVPKLLSLFWFHDGEIPFAACLTQVFLIHSCSTMESGFFLAMAFDRYVAICNPLRHSAILTHNVTGRIGLAVVLRGIVLLSPHPFLLSWLPYCRTNIISHTYCEFMALIKIACAETSIRRAYSLIVAFLTGGVDFILIICSYVLILNTVFHLPSKDARLKTLGTCGSHVCVILVSYTPAFFSFLTHRFGNKVTPQVHIFVANIYLLVPPMVNPIIYGVRTKNIRNRFLKVFRFSKFTNMNWFG from the coding sequence ATGTCTGTCTACAATAAGTCTGATGCCCATCCCTCAACCTTCATTCTCATTGGCATTCCTGGGTTGGAGGCAGCACACATGTGGATTTCCATCCCCTTTTGTATGGGCTACATTTTGGCACTAATGGGAAACTGTTCTCTTCTGTTCATCATCAAGACAGACTCCAGCCTCCATGAGCCAATGTACCTCTTCCTCTGCATGTTGGCAGTGGCTGACCTCGTGGTGTGCACTACAGCTGTTCCCAAACTTCTCAGTCTCTTCTGGTTTCATGATGGAGAGATTCCCTTTGCAGCTTGCCTCACTCAGGTCTTCCTAATCCACTCTTGTTCGACCATGGAGTCTGGCTTTTTCTTGGCCATGGCATTTGACCGTTATGTGGCCATTTGTAACCCGTTAAGACACTCAGCTATTTTGACACACAATGTAACTGGAAGGATAGGTCTAGCTGTTGTACTACGGGGAATAGTTCTTCTCAGTCCTCACCCTTTCTTACTAAGTTGGCTTCCCTATTGCAGGACAAACATAATTTCCCACACgtactgtgagttcatggcccTCATCAAGATTGCCTGTGCTGAGACGAGCATCCGCCGAGCCTACAGCCTCATTGTTGCTTTCCTCACTGGGGGTGTGGACTTCATCTTGATCATTTGTTCTTATGTCCTCATACTCAATACTGTCTTCCACCTTCCTTCCAAGGATGCCAGACTCAAGACTCTGGGCACCTGTGGCTCGCATGTCTGTGTCATCTTAGTGTCATATACCcctgccttcttctccttcctcacccACAGGTTTGGGAATAAAGTGACTCCCCAAGTACACATATTTGTGGCCAACATCTATCTTCTTGTACCACCCATGGTGAACCCCATTATTTATGGTGTAAGGACCAAGAACATAAGAAACAGATTTCTCAAAGTGTTCAGGTTTTCAAAGTTTACAAACATGAATTGGTTTGGTTGA